A DNA window from Schistosoma mansoni, WGS project CABG00000000 data, supercontig 0167, strain Puerto Rico, whole genome shotgun sequence contains the following coding sequences:
- a CDS encoding ubiquitin conjugating enzyme E2, putative has translation MALRRISKELKDLRLDPPTQCSAGPIKDDLFAWQATIMGPADSPYEGGIFFLEIQFPTDYPFKPPKISFMTKIYHPNINLSGHICLDILRGQWSPALTISKVLLSICSLLTDPNPDDPLCPEVARQYKTDRKKYDELAREWTQKYAMGP, from the exons ATGGCATTAAGACGTATATCTAAA GAGCTAAAGGACTTACGTCTCGATCCTCCAACCCAGTGTTCAGCTGGGCCTATTAAAGATGATC TATTTGCCTGGCAAGCCACTATTATGGGACCT GCTGATAGTCCATATGAAGGTGGAATATTTTTCCTGGAAATACAATTTCCCACAGATTATCCTTTCAAACCCCCTAAG ATCAGTTTCATGACGAAGATATATCATCCGAATATAAATCTCAGTGGTCATATCTGTCTAGATATCCTCCGGGGTCAGTGGTCTCCTGCCCTCACAATATCGAAAG TTCTACTTTCAATTTGTTCGCTATTGACGGACCCTAATCCAGATGATCCTCTATGCCCGGAAGTTGCACGTCAGTACAAAACAGATCGTAAAAAATATGATGAATTAGCTAGAGAGTGGACACAGAAATATGCTATGGGACCCTAA